Proteins encoded within one genomic window of Dethiosulfovibrio russensis:
- a CDS encoding enoyl-CoA hydratase/isomerase family protein — protein sequence MTESKTVITKVDDGVGRITLNRPESMNTFSTELARGLCDSLEAMESDPSVVVVVLDGAGKNFSTGIDLKEFLSKERHEIRDFLRLMDRHNNVLFSMSKPVIASVQGYTLANGAGLALACDFIVAAENAVFGTTAINVGLICLEPGYQLSRWIGPKRALQYVLTGDFIHAEEALKLGIAYRVVPPEKLEEATMEFAKKLAKKSPLALKTGKRGLQQIESLPLERAIEAAGERFAALAATEDAREGLEAFLGKREPVWRGR from the coding sequence ATGACGGAGTCGAAAACGGTTATAACGAAGGTCGATGATGGAGTAGGACGAATCACGTTGAACAGGCCGGAGTCGATGAACACCTTCTCCACCGAGCTGGCAAGAGGTCTATGCGATTCGCTGGAGGCCATGGAGTCCGATCCGTCGGTGGTGGTCGTCGTGCTGGACGGGGCGGGAAAGAACTTTTCCACAGGGATAGACCTGAAAGAGTTTCTGTCCAAAGAACGCCATGAGATTAGGGATTTTTTGCGGCTGATGGACCGACACAACAACGTCCTCTTCTCCATGTCCAAGCCGGTTATCGCCTCGGTTCAGGGCTATACACTGGCCAACGGAGCCGGGCTGGCCCTGGCCTGCGACTTCATAGTGGCGGCGGAGAACGCCGTTTTCGGAACCACCGCAATAAACGTGGGGCTGATCTGTCTGGAGCCGGGGTATCAGCTTTCCCGCTGGATAGGTCCGAAACGGGCCCTTCAGTACGTTCTCACCGGGGACTTCATCCACGCCGAGGAGGCCCTGAAACTGGGCATAGCCTATAGGGTGGTTCCCCCTGAGAAGCTGGAGGAGGCCACCATGGAATTCGCAAAGAAACTGGCCAAAAAGAGCCCTCTTGCCCTGAAGACCGGCAAGAGGGGATTGCAGCAGATAGAAAGCCTGCCGTTGGAGCGGGCCATAGAGGCCGCCGGAGAAAGATTCGCCGCACTGGCCGCGACGGAGGACGCCAGGGAGGGGCTGGAGGCTTTTCTGGGGAAGAGGGAGCCCGTCTGGCGGGGGAGATAG
- the dctP gene encoding TRAP transporter substrate-binding protein DctP — protein MRKVVSAVLLATLVLCFAAPGFAAYKNEYKMSVVPGAITPWGMGAGYFADLVKERTDGRVNIKVYYSGQLFAGKQTSEFLLLRNGAIDFSLASTINWSPQVNELNLPALPFFISANGDDRYAAMDAIENGKSGKMMVDAVEKKGVKFLAWGENGFREMTNSVREVASPEDMKDLKLRVVGSPIYIDTFKALGANPINMNWSEATTAFQQGVVDGQENPLTGICIPVKIWNYHKFLTNWHYVIDPLLLAANPKTWKKFSEEDQKIIAQAAVDAMKYQKAIARAGLDDGESIAYLESIDITPEYPNPYATCEEEGMTVTNLTPENLKAFRDATAQVRADWTKKIGAELVAAAEEDMASINK, from the coding sequence ATGAGGAAAGTGGTTTCTGCGGTTCTGCTGGCAACTCTGGTCCTTTGTTTCGCAGCTCCCGGTTTCGCGGCGTACAAGAACGAGTACAAGATGAGCGTCGTTCCCGGCGCCATAACCCCCTGGGGGATGGGCGCGGGGTACTTCGCCGATCTGGTCAAGGAACGCACCGACGGACGGGTGAACATAAAGGTCTACTACTCGGGACAGCTTTTCGCCGGTAAGCAGACTTCCGAGTTCCTGCTTCTTCGCAACGGCGCCATAGACTTCTCCCTGGCATCGACCATCAACTGGTCTCCCCAGGTCAACGAGCTTAACCTTCCGGCTCTGCCCTTCTTCATCTCCGCCAACGGAGATGATCGTTACGCCGCCATGGACGCCATCGAAAACGGCAAATCGGGAAAGATGATGGTCGACGCGGTGGAGAAGAAAGGCGTCAAGTTCCTCGCCTGGGGTGAGAACGGATTCCGCGAGATGACCAACAGCGTCAGAGAAGTAGCCTCCCCCGAAGACATGAAGGACCTCAAGCTTCGAGTCGTCGGCAGCCCCATATACATCGACACCTTCAAGGCCTTGGGAGCCAACCCGATCAACATGAACTGGTCCGAGGCGACCACCGCCTTCCAGCAGGGAGTCGTGGACGGTCAGGAGAACCCTCTTACCGGAATCTGCATTCCCGTCAAGATCTGGAACTACCATAAGTTCCTCACCAACTGGCACTATGTCATCGATCCCCTTCTTCTGGCAGCCAACCCCAAGACCTGGAAGAAGTTCTCCGAGGAGGACCAGAAGATCATAGCCCAGGCCGCGGTTGACGCCATGAAGTACCAGAAGGCCATAGCCAGAGCCGGTCTCGACGACGGCGAATCCATCGCGTATCTCGAGAGCATCGATATCACTCCCGAATATCCCAATCCATACGCCACCTGCGAGGAAGAGGGCATGACCGTCACCAATCTGACCCCGGAAAACCTCAAGGCCTTCCGGGACGCCACCGCCCAGGTACGTGCCGACTGGACGAAGAAGATCGGTGCCGAGCTTGTCGCGGCAGCCGAGGAGGACATGGCATCCATCAATAAGTAA
- a CDS encoding PPC domain-containing DNA-binding protein translates to MGTFEAATPRGARRIAVRITPGSDLFQGIRDVCRHFGITCASVESALGSLASATVVCISDDSESPSGASYKDPTHIEAPMELVALCGTVGAMDGETSIHLHGTVALDEKTPYCGHLVDDGKNTVLATVEMQIVELIGMNWVRRHDPETGFTLFKPEDSRYPDIGEPGR, encoded by the coding sequence ATGGGGACCTTCGAGGCGGCAACGCCAAGAGGAGCCAGACGGATAGCGGTCCGGATAACCCCGGGCAGCGATCTGTTCCAGGGGATAAGGGATGTCTGCCGCCATTTCGGCATAACCTGCGCCTCCGTCGAGAGCGCTCTGGGAAGCCTGGCATCCGCCACGGTGGTGTGTATATCCGACGACTCCGAATCCCCCTCGGGGGCCTCCTACAAAGATCCAACCCATATCGAGGCTCCTATGGAACTGGTGGCCCTCTGTGGAACGGTAGGAGCCATGGATGGCGAGACCTCCATACATCTTCACGGAACGGTGGCGCTGGACGAGAAAACGCCCTACTGCGGACACCTGGTAGACGACGGAAAGAACACCGTTCTGGCTACAGTGGAGATGCAGATAGTGGAGCTTATAGGGATGAACTGGGTCCGTCGTCACGACCCGGAGACAGGTTTCACTCTTTTCAAACCGGAAGACAGCCGTTATCCGGATATCGGAGAGCCCGGGAGGTGA
- a CDS encoding thiamine pyrophosphate-dependent dehydrogenase E1 component subunit alpha → MCAKAILKEPTIPVKNYDRDLLIELYRKMVSIRLFEQKVEHHFLAGDIPGFVHLYIGEEGIGTGVMANLTKEDYIESTHRGHGHTIAKGADLNRMMAEIFGKKTGYCKGKGGSMHIADFSVGMLGANGIVGGGYTLAVGAALASKLREDGRISVVFFGDGASNRGTFHEALNMAAAWKLPVLFVCENNEWASTTPYLTTTSVADIADRAQGYGIPGYMVDGNDVLSVYETSKEVVDYIRSGNGPVLLECKTYRIKGHFVGDPEKYRTKEEVQEVFDNNNPINRFEEKVLEAGVLSREDLDAVYGEVEAAIEEAVRYALESPEPDPSELFDDLYV, encoded by the coding sequence ATGTGTGCGAAAGCGATCCTAAAAGAGCCGACGATCCCGGTCAAGAACTACGATCGAGATCTGCTGATAGAGCTCTACCGCAAGATGGTCTCGATCCGTCTCTTCGAGCAGAAGGTGGAACACCATTTCCTGGCCGGGGATATTCCCGGTTTCGTCCATCTATACATCGGAGAGGAAGGCATCGGCACCGGGGTGATGGCCAACCTTACCAAGGAAGACTATATCGAGAGTACCCACAGAGGACACGGTCACACCATAGCCAAGGGTGCCGATCTGAATCGAATGATGGCGGAGATTTTCGGCAAAAAGACCGGCTATTGCAAGGGCAAGGGCGGTTCGATGCATATAGCGGATTTCAGCGTAGGCATGCTTGGCGCCAACGGCATCGTCGGCGGAGGATATACCCTGGCCGTCGGAGCGGCTCTGGCATCCAAGCTTCGTGAGGACGGCAGAATTTCCGTGGTGTTCTTCGGAGACGGAGCTTCCAACAGAGGCACGTTCCACGAGGCTCTCAATATGGCGGCGGCCTGGAAGCTACCGGTTCTTTTCGTGTGCGAGAACAACGAGTGGGCCTCCACCACTCCATATTTGACCACGACCTCGGTGGCGGACATAGCCGACCGGGCTCAGGGCTACGGTATTCCCGGCTATATGGTGGACGGCAACGACGTCCTTTCCGTCTACGAGACTTCCAAGGAAGTGGTGGATTACATCCGTTCCGGCAACGGACCGGTTCTTCTCGAGTGCAAGACATACAGGATAAAGGGACACTTCGTCGGCGACCCCGAAAAGTACCGCACCAAGGAAGAGGTCCAGGAGGTCTTCGACAACAATAACCCGATAAACCGGTTCGAGGAGAAGGTTCTCGAGGCGGGCGTTCTTTCCCGAGAGGATCTGGACGCCGTCTACGGCGAGGTGGAGGCGGCCATAGAAGAGGCCGTGCGCTATGCGTTGGAGAGCCCCGAGCCTGACCCCTCGGAGCTGTTCGACGATCTTTACGTGTAG
- a CDS encoding DDE-type integrase/transposase/recombinase gives MTTWLCREGYNVNRKRVQRLMRIMGLEGLAPKPGTSRSRPEREVYPYLLRNVKVGKPNQVWSTDITYCRLTCGFMYIVAVIDWYSRYILSWELSNTL, from the coding sequence ATGACCACCTGGCTTTGTCGTGAAGGATACAACGTGAATCGCAAGAGAGTCCAACGCCTGATGAGGATCATGGGCCTAGAAGGGCTGGCTCCCAAACCGGGGACCAGTAGATCTCGTCCAGAACGGGAGGTGTATCCTTACCTGCTCCGAAACGTAAAGGTGGGGAAGCCCAATCAGGTCTGGAGTACGGATATCACGTATTGTAGACTCACCTGTGGGTTCATGTATATCGTAGCTGTTATCGATTGGTACAGCCGCTACATCCTCTCCTGGGAGCTATCCAATACTCTTTGA
- a CDS encoding integrase core domain-containing protein: RATMEKLGVLFSHSRPRVSNDNPYSESIFKTLKYRPAFPSGGFKDMENARAWTYRFVSWYNHTHRHSALNYVTPEQRHKGKAPEILAKRKKTLEEAKRKHPDRWRNRPIRNCSIEETVYLNPEKEPQKKRRD, translated from the coding sequence AGGGCCACCATGGAAAAACTGGGAGTACTGTTCTCACACAGCAGACCGAGGGTAAGCAACGACAACCCCTACAGTGAATCGATCTTCAAGACCCTGAAATACAGACCTGCCTTCCCCAGCGGTGGCTTCAAGGACATGGAAAACGCGAGAGCCTGGACCTACCGGTTCGTGTCCTGGTACAACCATACCCACCGTCACAGCGCCTTAAACTACGTGACACCTGAGCAGAGGCATAAAGGAAAAGCCCCGGAGATACTGGCGAAGAGGAAGAAAACCCTGGAAGAAGCCAAGAGAAAACACCCGGACAGATGGAGAAACAGGCCGATAAGAAACTGCTCCATCGAGGAGACGGTCTATCTGAACCCGGAGAAAGAGCCCCAGAAAAAGCGCAGAGACTGA
- the lpdA gene encoding dihydrolipoyl dehydrogenase codes for MAVTITMPKLGLTMTEGTVSSWSKKAGDPVSEGDVLFVVSTDKLTYEVKAECDGILASVLVAEGDDAPVAATVAIIAEPGEDPASLAESAPAPAPSKTADKDEPIETTSPAASSIQESDRGGKKVVVIGGGPGGYVCAIKLAQLGASVTVVEKERMGGTCLNWGCIPTKVLVHTAELYHETINGSDLGLIVKDASVDWAALMTRKTGVVDQLVGGVEGLMVANGIDVVYGEASFVSSRSLKIGNDTLEFDAAVVATGSETVIPPIPGVDLPGIVTSKEALSFDSVPKSMTVVGGGVIGMEFACVYATLGTKVTVVEMLDTVLPPIDREISAIARASMEALGVKFYTSSKVTGFTDKGGKIATSVETPDVPISVESEKVLMSVGRKASTASLNLENAGIRHDRGKITVDRFMATSVPGIYAIGDCCSPIQLAHVASAEGEIAAENVMGESKAMDYKTVPSCVYTMPELASVGLTEAEAVKRGHSIKIGRFPLSANGKSLIMKGYDGLIKFVVDDRYDEILGVHIVGPRATDLIVEGALALRLEATVDEVVTTIHAHPTVGEALAEAALAVNGKAIHMPPS; via the coding sequence ATGGCAGTTACCATAACCATGCCCAAATTGGGGCTGACCATGACGGAGGGAACCGTCTCAAGCTGGTCTAAAAAGGCCGGTGATCCCGTATCCGAGGGGGACGTGCTCTTCGTGGTCTCCACCGATAAACTCACCTACGAGGTGAAAGCCGAATGCGACGGGATCCTGGCCTCGGTGCTAGTAGCCGAGGGAGACGACGCTCCAGTGGCAGCTACCGTGGCGATAATAGCAGAGCCCGGGGAGGACCCTGCGTCCTTGGCCGAGAGCGCGCCCGCCCCTGCCCCATCGAAAACGGCCGATAAGGACGAACCTATCGAGACGACCTCTCCTGCGGCATCCTCGATCCAAGAGAGCGATAGAGGCGGCAAAAAGGTCGTGGTAATAGGAGGAGGCCCGGGAGGTTACGTCTGCGCGATAAAGCTGGCTCAGCTGGGCGCTTCCGTAACGGTGGTGGAGAAAGAACGGATGGGGGGAACCTGTCTCAACTGGGGCTGCATCCCCACCAAGGTCCTGGTGCACACGGCCGAGCTGTATCACGAGACGATAAACGGCTCCGACCTCGGTCTGATCGTCAAGGACGCTTCTGTGGACTGGGCGGCCCTCATGACCAGAAAGACCGGCGTGGTGGACCAGCTGGTCGGCGGAGTGGAAGGTCTGATGGTCGCCAACGGAATAGACGTGGTCTACGGCGAGGCATCCTTCGTCTCCTCCAGATCCCTCAAGATAGGAAACGACACTCTGGAGTTCGACGCCGCAGTTGTCGCCACCGGATCGGAAACGGTCATACCTCCCATTCCGGGGGTGGATCTGCCAGGCATAGTCACCAGCAAGGAGGCCCTCTCCTTCGATTCCGTGCCGAAGTCAATGACGGTGGTCGGAGGAGGAGTTATAGGGATGGAATTCGCCTGCGTCTACGCCACACTGGGGACGAAGGTGACGGTGGTCGAGATGCTCGACACTGTTCTTCCTCCTATAGACAGGGAGATCTCCGCCATAGCCAGAGCCAGCATGGAGGCCCTCGGGGTGAAGTTTTACACGTCCTCGAAGGTAACAGGATTCACCGACAAGGGCGGCAAGATCGCCACCTCGGTTGAGACGCCGGATGTCCCCATCTCGGTGGAGTCGGAGAAAGTACTGATGTCGGTGGGCAGAAAGGCAAGCACCGCATCTCTCAATCTCGAAAACGCAGGGATCCGCCACGACAGGGGCAAAATAACGGTGGACCGTTTCATGGCGACCTCCGTTCCGGGAATCTACGCCATAGGGGACTGCTGCAGCCCCATACAGCTGGCCCACGTGGCCTCCGCCGAGGGAGAGATCGCGGCGGAGAACGTCATGGGAGAAAGCAAGGCCATGGACTACAAGACCGTTCCCAGCTGCGTCTATACCATGCCGGAACTGGCCTCGGTCGGACTGACCGAGGCGGAGGCGGTAAAGAGAGGCCATTCGATAAAAATCGGCCGATTCCCCCTGTCCGCAAACGGAAAGAGCCTGATAATGAAGGGCTACGACGGACTGATAAAGTTCGTCGTAGACGACAGATACGACGAGATCCTGGGAGTACACATCGTAGGTCCCAGGGCGACGGACCTCATCGTCGAAGGAGCCTTGGCACTTCGACTGGAGGCGACGGTGGACGAAGTGGTGACCACAATCCATGCTCACCCGACCGTTGGAGAGGCTTTGGCCGAGGCGGCTCTGGCCGTGAACGGCAAAGCCATCCATATGCCGCCAAGCTAA
- a CDS encoding TRAP transporter large permease, with protein MDFSDPAIWTLILFVVPLLVKVPIAMALGGAAVAVVHFWDMGLPMISYNFFAGIAKFPLLAIPFFIMAGVIMEKAGIAERIIDLMKKMVGNMTGGLAIATVAVATFWGAVSGSGPATVAALGLILIPGMAVAGYDKPFAAATVSVASGLAIVIPPSIAFIVYGGVANVSIPALFAAGFIPGAIVALFMMGAVYLVSKKKGYGGGEPAKPGETFTAFKRSFWGILAPVIILGGIYGGIFTPTEAAAVAVFYGLFVGVFVYRKINSLKVLYEILSSTVVATSVVMIVVTCAGLFSWVGATVGLIEKAAGVLLGISQSQWVILFMINIILLFAGMVLDAISIYYVFLPILLPIMAHFGWDPIWFGVMMTINLAVGQVTPPVAVNLYVGANISGLTIEDISRPAIPLILAALLALIVVILFPQLSTWMPNMLGLN; from the coding sequence ATGGATTTTTCCGATCCCGCAATATGGACTCTCATTCTATTCGTCGTCCCCCTGCTGGTAAAGGTTCCCATAGCCATGGCCTTGGGAGGAGCGGCGGTGGCGGTGGTCCACTTCTGGGACATGGGGCTTCCCATGATCTCATACAACTTTTTCGCCGGAATAGCCAAGTTTCCCTTGCTTGCCATACCTTTCTTCATCATGGCGGGGGTAATAATGGAAAAGGCCGGCATAGCCGAACGGATCATCGACCTCATGAAGAAAATGGTCGGCAACATGACCGGCGGCCTTGCCATAGCGACGGTGGCGGTGGCCACATTCTGGGGTGCGGTCAGCGGTTCCGGCCCGGCGACGGTCGCGGCACTGGGCCTGATACTGATCCCGGGAATGGCTGTAGCCGGATACGATAAGCCTTTCGCCGCTGCCACGGTTTCGGTAGCATCGGGACTAGCCATAGTGATACCTCCGAGCATCGCCTTCATAGTCTACGGCGGGGTGGCAAACGTCTCCATACCAGCCCTCTTTGCCGCCGGATTCATACCGGGAGCCATAGTTGCTCTCTTCATGATGGGAGCGGTTTACCTGGTCTCCAAAAAGAAAGGCTACGGCGGTGGGGAACCGGCCAAACCCGGGGAAACCTTCACGGCCTTCAAGAGATCCTTCTGGGGCATACTGGCCCCTGTGATAATCCTCGGAGGAATCTACGGGGGGATATTCACCCCCACAGAGGCGGCGGCGGTAGCCGTGTTCTACGGTCTTTTCGTCGGGGTGTTCGTCTACAGAAAGATAAACTCCCTCAAGGTGCTCTATGAGATACTGTCCTCCACCGTCGTGGCCACATCGGTCGTCATGATAGTGGTTACCTGCGCCGGACTGTTTTCCTGGGTCGGAGCGACGGTGGGCCTGATCGAGAAGGCCGCAGGAGTTCTCCTCGGCATATCCCAGTCTCAGTGGGTAATACTGTTCATGATCAACATAATCCTTCTGTTCGCCGGGATGGTGCTGGACGCGATATCCATATACTACGTGTTTCTGCCCATACTTCTGCCTATCATGGCCCACTTCGGCTGGGATCCCATCTGGTTCGGAGTCATGATGACCATCAACCTGGCGGTAGGACAGGTGACCCCTCCCGTAGCGGTAAACCTCTACGTGGGGGCCAACATAAGCGGACTGACCATAGAGGACATAAGCCGTCCGGCCATTCCTCTCATACTGGCCGCCCTGCTCGCACTTATCGTCGTTATCCTCTTCCCCCAGCTTTCGACCTGGATGCCGAACATGCTGGGACTTAACTAG
- a CDS encoding TRAP transporter small permease, which produces MIAKFFDHFEEILGSILVAVMVTISFVNVITRYFIRMSLSWSEEITVNLFVWVVMLGTAIAFKKGSHLGMEFIYERFPDRIKKVLFLLSAILSIAFFVVLGWLGAIEVKDEIDLCVITESLAIPVWYYTIAIPVFSVLVIFRILQNVVTSLRDHSY; this is translated from the coding sequence GTGATAGCTAAATTTTTCGATCACTTCGAGGAGATACTTGGATCGATTCTGGTCGCCGTAATGGTGACCATCTCCTTCGTAAACGTGATAACCAGATATTTCATAAGGATGTCTCTTTCCTGGTCCGAGGAGATAACGGTAAACCTTTTCGTATGGGTGGTCATGCTCGGAACGGCCATAGCCTTCAAGAAAGGCTCCCATCTGGGAATGGAGTTCATATACGAGAGGTTTCCCGACCGTATCAAGAAGGTTTTGTTCCTTCTCTCGGCAATTTTATCGATAGCTTTCTTCGTCGTTCTCGGATGGCTCGGAGCCATAGAGGTCAAAGACGAGATAGATCTCTGCGTAATAACCGAGTCCCTGGCGATACCGGTTTGGTACTACACCATAGCTATACCGGTCTTCTCCGTTCTGGTGATCTTCAGGATACTACAGAACGTGGTTACGTCCCTCAGGGACCACTCTTACTAA
- a CDS encoding alpha-ketoacid dehydrogenase subunit beta — translation MAETKKITFSQATLEAMQEEMERDDTVFVMGEDIARQGGIFGQFKGLPDSFGSDRVRDTPITETAIVGAAVGAALAGMRPIADMHFADFMLVCGDEIYNQMAKVHYMFGGQKTVPMVLRAPDGLINQAAAQHSQSLEAIFQHIPGLKVVAPSNPADAKGLLKSAIRDDNPVIYFEHKALFNTKGDVPVEEYFTPIGKADIVTEGSDLTIVSYSNCLQTVAKPVAAMAEKEGISVELIDLRTISPIDKDAILESVAKTSRLAIIHEAVKQGGVGGEIAAIVAEEGLDYLDAPIMRFGSPFTPVPFARPLEQAYRLKPEAILEGIKRMF, via the coding sequence ATGGCTGAGACAAAGAAGATCACATTCTCCCAGGCCACCCTTGAGGCCATGCAGGAGGAGATGGAGAGAGACGATACCGTCTTCGTGATGGGCGAGGACATCGCCAGACAGGGCGGCATTTTCGGACAGTTCAAGGGACTTCCCGACTCTTTCGGTTCCGATAGGGTCCGAGACACCCCGATAACCGAGACCGCCATAGTCGGAGCTGCGGTGGGAGCCGCTCTAGCCGGGATGCGCCCCATAGCGGATATGCACTTCGCCGACTTCATGCTGGTCTGCGGAGACGAGATATACAACCAGATGGCCAAGGTCCACTATATGTTCGGCGGCCAGAAGACCGTTCCCATGGTGCTTCGCGCCCCGGACGGACTGATAAATCAGGCGGCGGCCCAGCACTCTCAGAGCCTTGAGGCCATATTCCAGCACATACCGGGACTCAAGGTAGTGGCTCCGTCCAACCCGGCGGACGCCAAGGGACTCCTCAAGTCGGCCATAAGGGACGACAACCCGGTCATCTATTTCGAACACAAGGCCCTGTTCAACACCAAGGGAGATGTTCCCGTAGAGGAGTATTTCACCCCCATCGGCAAGGCCGACATAGTGACGGAGGGGTCGGATCTGACCATAGTCTCCTACTCGAACTGTCTTCAGACGGTGGCCAAGCCGGTGGCGGCGATGGCAGAAAAAGAGGGGATCTCGGTTGAGCTGATAGACCTTCGTACCATCTCCCCCATAGACAAGGACGCCATTCTGGAGTCGGTGGCCAAGACCAGCCGTCTCGCGATAATACACGAAGCTGTGAAGCAGGGCGGAGTCGGCGGAGAGATCGCCGCAATAGTGGCGGAGGAAGGCCTGGACTACCTGGACGCCCCGATAATGCGTTTCGGATCTCCCTTCACGCCGGTTCCCTTCGCCAGACCTCTGGAGCAGGCCTACCGTCTCAAACCGGAGGCCATCCTAGAGGGCATCAAGAGGATGTTCTAG
- a CDS encoding dihydrolipoamide acetyltransferase family protein produces the protein MSRLSTTLTMPKLGLTMTEGTVSKWMKKEGDPVKSGEVLYVVSTDKITYEVQAERDGVLLKVYVDEDGSVPVGADVAVIGDEGESVSDATPASSEPVASKTETETVAAVPSQIAKPLAKGKLRATPKARKTAEEKGIDLSTVVGTGPDGRIKNKDVLEAVKKGPKASPVAARMAADMGMDLSTINADGRIMKADVMAATGAVVRQEAADSVVPMSTMRKIIAQRMLESTLTVPTVTYDMEIDCSAMMELRGKVKAAAAESGAKVSYNDIIMMACSRVLQEQPMCNCSTDMEDMTYIMHSSVNIGLAVAVDGGLLVPNVKDVQDKGLLDIAKGTDDLVARARDNRLMPADMEGGTFTVTNLGMFGVDSFTPIVNPPESCILAVNSMKEKPVVVDGKIEIRTMTTLCLTADHRSVDGADAAKFLARLKELLESPWLLLL, from the coding sequence GTGTCTCGTTTGTCGACCACTCTTACGATGCCGAAACTCGGCCTTACCATGACCGAGGGAACCGTATCCAAATGGATGAAGAAAGAGGGCGATCCCGTAAAGTCAGGGGAAGTCCTGTACGTAGTTTCCACCGATAAGATAACCTACGAGGTCCAAGCCGAAAGGGACGGAGTTTTGCTAAAGGTCTACGTGGACGAAGACGGCTCCGTACCGGTAGGAGCGGATGTAGCCGTGATAGGAGACGAGGGCGAGTCCGTATCCGACGCAACCCCCGCCTCGAGCGAACCGGTAGCCTCGAAAACCGAGACGGAAACGGTCGCTGCCGTGCCGTCGCAGATCGCAAAGCCCCTGGCGAAGGGGAAGTTAAGGGCGACCCCGAAAGCCAGAAAGACCGCAGAGGAAAAGGGAATAGACCTTTCCACGGTGGTCGGAACCGGCCCGGACGGAAGGATAAAGAACAAAGACGTACTGGAAGCCGTCAAGAAAGGCCCCAAGGCTTCGCCGGTGGCTGCCAGGATGGCCGCCGATATGGGGATGGATCTCTCCACGATAAACGCCGATGGCCGGATAATGAAGGCCGACGTGATGGCCGCCACAGGAGCGGTCGTTCGCCAGGAGGCTGCGGACTCGGTCGTTCCCATGTCCACCATGAGAAAGATCATAGCCCAGAGGATGCTGGAGAGCACCCTTACGGTACCCACAGTCACCTACGACATGGAGATAGACTGCTCCGCCATGATGGAGCTGAGAGGCAAGGTAAAGGCAGCGGCTGCCGAATCGGGAGCCAAGGTCTCCTACAACGACATCATCATGATGGCCTGCTCCAGGGTCCTTCAGGAACAGCCCATGTGCAACTGCTCCACCGACATGGAGGACATGACCTACATAATGCACTCGTCGGTCAACATCGGTCTGGCGGTGGCGGTAGATGGAGGTCTTCTCGTACCCAACGTCAAGGACGTCCAGGACAAGGGGCTTCTGGATATAGCCAAGGGCACCGACGACCTGGTGGCGAGGGCCAGAGACAACAGGCTCATGCCTGCGGATATGGAGGGTGGAACCTTCACCGTGACCAACCTGGGGATGTTCGGTGTGGACAGCTTCACCCCTATCGTCAATCCGCCCGAGTCCTGCATACTGGCGGTCAACTCCATGAAGGAGAAGCCCGTCGTGGTGGACGGAAAGATAGAGATTCGGACGATGACCACCCTCTGTCTGACCGCCGATCATCGCTCGGTGGACGGAGCCGACGCGGCCAAATTCCTGGCCCGACTGAAGGAACTTCTGGAGTCTCCGTGGCTCCTGTTGCTCTAG
- a CDS encoding GntR family transcriptional regulator → MRTRKKDLAYKAIKQMIMDKELTEEHYVSENNLAKKLDMSRTPVREALLRLQSEGFINIIPNKGAVVSNVSVVIAKEFYDMRMAIEEFVVRNVADRLTQEHLEHMDLLLKEQEKACEKGDLDDYLRADSEFHDYFLLIYENQTIWDAILQVRQRFHAVGVNVLSTQKDIWTSLAYHKEIVDALKQGDVERAVQVTHDHLKFGKTNLIR, encoded by the coding sequence TTGAGGACCCGAAAAAAGGATCTGGCATACAAGGCTATCAAACAGATGATCATGGATAAAGAGCTTACGGAGGAACACTACGTATCGGAGAACAATCTGGCAAAAAAACTCGATATGAGCAGAACCCCTGTGAGGGAGGCTCTGCTCCGGCTGCAATCGGAGGGATTCATAAATATCATCCCCAACAAGGGAGCAGTTGTCAGCAATGTCTCGGTGGTCATCGCCAAGGAGTTCTACGACATGAGGATGGCCATAGAGGAGTTCGTTGTCCGCAACGTGGCGGACAGGCTCACTCAGGAACACCTTGAGCACATGGATCTATTGCTGAAGGAGCAGGAAAAAGCCTGCGAGAAAGGCGATCTGGACGATTATCTGAGAGCAGACAGCGAGTTTCACGATTATTTTCTGCTCATATACGAAAACCAGACCATATGGGACGCCATATTGCAGGTGAGACAGAGGTTTCACGCCGTGGGAGTGAACGTCCTGTCGACCCAGAAGGATATCTGGACGTCTCTGGCGTATCACAAGGAGATAGTGGACGCACTGAAACAGGGGGATGTGGAGAGGGCGGTACAGGTAACCCACGACCACCTGAAGTTCGGCAAAACCAACCTTATACGTTGA